One Pyrobaculum sp. 3827-6 genomic window, CCGTCTGTCTTGCCCGACGCCGGGAAGCCCTCAAGCGAGACCGAGGCCTCGCTGATTGGCTGGTTCAAGGCGCCGACCACCACCACCTTCACGTTGTATATGCCGAGGGTCACCGGCTGGGGCTTGGCCACCAGCGAGTTGACCACCACCTGCGCCGCCTTTACGCCCTTGTAGCTGATGTCCATTGTGAAGGGCTCGGGCTTGTAGACCTTAACCTCTACGTAGCCGGCGGAGGCCGAGGCCTCGAATTTGTCGGCTGTGGCTGATAGGTAGGACACCGACCTGCCCTTGGTGTCCACCACGGGTATCCTCATGGGGGACCAGTTAATCATGAAGGTGTAGACGCCTGGCTCCTTGGTGTCGCCTATCTGCACCACGAGGTAGGCCTGCCTCCCGTCTGGCGAGATGGAGGCCGCCCTCAGCCCGCTACCCCACACGAGCTTGACGTCGGTGGCGTTGCTAATCATGGCGTTGCCGGGCGTCCTCACGGCCACTATCCTCGCCAGCTCGGGTAGCTGCATCACGATGGCTGTCCACTGGCCGTCGGCCAGCTCTGCCTCGGTGACGTTGACGAGGGCGCGGTCGGGCAACCACTTCACCTGGGCCTCCTTGTAGACGATGGGTATGTAGATCACGTTGACGGCGCTGGGTAGGTTTGTCGACACCTTGAACTGCTCGCCGTACACCAGTGCTATCTTGTACCTAATGTTGAAGTTCCACACCGGGGGCACCAGGTAGGAGACGCTTCTCACTATGATGTTCTGGTTCACGTCGGTTATTGTGTCCACTAAGCCGCCCTCAATAGATATGTCGCCGGCGGCCTCCTTGCCTATTATGTTGGCGTCAGCTGTGTATGCAAACACGGCGTAGCCGAGCAACCTCCATCCCTGGGGCACCCCCACCTCTGCCCCGGTCACCGCCAGCTGGCCGCTGGCTTGGACAGTCGCCGTCTGTTTAGAGAGGGACTTCACAAGTATTGCGGCTGGCATGGGGGCGCCCTGGGCGATGGATATCTTGTACTTGCCCGGGGTGTTTATCTCGACGACCTTGGGCTCGACGCGGTATACGGTGGCGGGTGTGCCGTCGGGCTTCTCCACCGCCTTCACCACGTAGGGGGCGTAGGGCTCAATGGTGAGCCGGGCCATGGCGTTGAAGCCCTGGGCCAGCTTGCCGTCTGGCACGTTGACCTCAATAACCGAGTCGCCGCTTAGCGGTATGTAAGAGGCCTTTACATAGGTGTATGTCACCCTCACCTTGACCTCCACCTGGTCCTTCGCGGTGTTGACGAGCGTCACCTTGGAGGCGTCGGGGCCTACGTACACCGCCGAGACGAAGCCGTTTTGGTCAAAGGTTTTCGACAGCTGGCCGTCTGCGCCTATCTGAATTGAGGGGTAGGCGCCGAGGAACTCAATCTTCATGCCGGCGTAGACGTACCCCTCGCCGGGGGTTACATACGGCTTGGCCAGGGTGGCGAATCCGGCGCCCTGTATTTTTATAGTGGTCTCCTCGACCTTATATGCGATTTGTTCTAGTTTTGCCGTAGGGGGTATGACCACGGTAGTGGCCGCTAAGATCAACGCCGCTAATCCCAGCGTGATTAGGAATGTTTTGGTCATGTAGGGTAGACGCACCCCCTTTTTAATGCCAGTACGCAGAAACAGACTCAAATTAGTGAGATATGACGGTAATATACAACAGATTTATAACCCCCAAGCATCGCCGGGCTTACAACCGTTATAAACAACTACTTAGGCACACCCGTGGCTGAGCGGTGGCTTAGGCGGGGTGAGAGGTATAAAGCCCTTGCGTATGAGTTCTATCAGCGGGGGCTTTACCCAGAGGCGTGTTTCTTCGCTCAGCAAGCCGCCGAATTTCTCCTAAAGGGGAGGCTTATAGAAGCCACTGGATCGAGGCCGTATACGCATTCCATCTACCACCTCGTTAAAATGCTGTTTGAGGCCCTGGGGGCGGAGCTTGAGGAGGGGGTTGCGAGGTGCGCCAAGTATCTCACGGAGCAGTACATCGGTAGCCGCTACCCAGATGCGAGAATGCTTGACTACGACAGAGGGGATGCTGAGCAATGTATAAAATGTCTTGAAGAGGTTTGGAGAAGTGTTGAGAAGACTCTTTCTTAAGTCGCATGCCGAGGTAGAGGAGTGGATTAAGTCGCTGTGCGCAGGGGGGTACACCGTGGTGCTCTTCGGATCCAGGGCGAGGGGAGAGGCGAGGATTGACAGCGACTGGGATCTCGTAGTGATTGGCAGATCCCCGCCTGGGGAGCCTCCTAACGACTTGGCGCAGGTTCACTTCGCCACGCCGGAGGACGCGGCCGCCGAGGTGGAGAGGTTCAACACAGTGTTTGTAGACGCCTTCTACGAGGGGCGTCTCGTATGTGGAGACTCCGAGCTGTTTCAAAAACTTAGAGAACTTGTTCTGAAGAAGACCCAGGGGCTAGTCAAGACCCGTGACGGCTGGGTGCCCGCGCAACTCCGCCGCTAAGCCCCGAACTAGATTCCACATCTTCAGCTTGGCCGTATAGGCGCCAGCTTAGTACCTATACACCAGCACACCTCTTCCCTTTGCGTATTTCTCTATGTCGTCTCCTATTCTGACGCCGGCGAGGATGGCGACGGAGGGCTTGCCGTAGGCGCCTCGGGCCGCCTCCGCCTTTCTAGCCACGGCGTCGACGTCCCTCCTCCTCGGCTTTGTCTTGACCTCCACCACGTACACCGCCTTGTCCGTCTCCACAAGGAGATCGATATCCAAGCCGTCCACGCGGGCGTTGCGGCGTCTGGCGAGCACCACCTCCCCCCTAGCCTTAACCTCCTCTCTAAGATCCTCCCAGACGTACCGGGAGAGGGTAGCCTCTGTGAGAGAGCCTAAACTGTCTTCGATGTTGGATACACGTTTTTCTAGACTAGCTGTACGTGTCTCTAATGCAGATACTCTTGTTTTTAGTTCTTTGATTTCTGTAGCGACTTGTGTAAATCCGGCTTTGGTGTAGTCTGCCAGCGCCTTCAAAGCCTCGGCCACTGCCTTCATCTCCTCGCTACGGGCCTCCTCCAGCGCCCTCTTTACAGCCCTCTCCACCACCTCCTCAAGCATCTTGAGGTCGATGGACATGTGTGGATTGTGGCGTCTGTTTATAAACCTGTGGCTGTGGGTTTAGAGTGTTTGTAGTTTGGCTAGGTACTGCCAGTAGGCGTCTAGTTCTTTTTCGAGCTCGGCGATTTCCTCTTCTGTGAGGTGGGCGAATCTGCCTTGTAGTTTGAGGAACTCTTTGAGCGGCTTTCTCTTT contains:
- a CDS encoding carboxypeptidase regulatory-like domain-containing protein; translation: MTKTFLITLGLAALILAATTVVIPPTAKLEQIAYKVEETTIKIQGAGFATLAKPYVTPGEGYVYAGMKIEFLGAYPSIQIGADGQLSKTFDQNGFVSAVYVGPDASKVTLVNTAKDQVEVKVRVTYTYVKASYIPLSGDSVIEVNVPDGKLAQGFNAMARLTIEPYAPYVVKAVEKPDGTPATVYRVEPKVVEINTPGKYKISIAQGAPMPAAILVKSLSKQTATVQASGQLAVTGAEVGVPQGWRLLGYAVFAYTADANIIGKEAAGDISIEGGLVDTITDVNQNIIVRSVSYLVPPVWNFNIRYKIALVYGEQFKVSTNLPSAVNVIYIPIVYKEAQVKWLPDRALVNVTEAELADGQWTAIVMQLPELARIVAVRTPGNAMISNATDVKLVWGSGLRAASISPDGRQAYLVVQIGDTKEPGVYTFMINWSPMRIPVVDTKGRSVSYLSATADKFEASASAGYVEVKVYKPEPFTMDISYKGVKAAQVVVNSLVAKPQPVTLGIYNVKVVVVGALNQPISEASVSLEGFPASGKTDGAGAIVFKDVLAGTYKVNVDVGGRVKVSQDIEVNGDVEKVVKTPIVAVVGGVPITTLDAVATVGGLSAAGLYFALSRRKEPVAEVEQI
- a CDS encoding HEPN domain-containing protein, translating into MAERWLRRGERYKALAYEFYQRGLYPEACFFAQQAAEFLLKGRLIEATGSRPYTHSIYHLVKMLFEALGAELEEGVARCAKYLTEQYIGSRYPDARMLDYDRGDAEQCIKCLEEVWRSVEKTLS
- a CDS encoding nucleotidyltransferase domain-containing protein: MRRLFLKSHAEVEEWIKSLCAGGYTVVLFGSRARGEARIDSDWDLVVIGRSPPGEPPNDLAQVHFATPEDAAAEVERFNTVFVDAFYEGRLVCGDSELFQKLRELVLKKTQGLVKTRDGWVPAQLRR